The Leifsonia williamsii genome includes a region encoding these proteins:
- a CDS encoding PucR family transcriptional regulator: protein MSSSISPDSVAPASVASAGAATGAQPGLYDVFRVGSAMFERPSTRRTFRLAETAASEFAGCIVHAAYVMSSGHLVRYSGKEDRRLDLLVEARSGANGVLAHDGAWSFALFFRGNGKVKGAFALQADAEPSTETMALLLALAEPTGAALAAAELIDRQRRQTKELRRLGKATESSSQVMAATIVRLNAQQAIRDAIVVAAGSGGGETRIVETASTATGRPIVLQDSFGNDLALAGAGDPAVRPVGNLSVGPDPASGWRASPIRSRGETLGILGIYDPDDTRSDDIRFALDYTSATLAVELAHRRSVAEVELRLGRDLADDLVSGPEVFDALARAGALGFDLGGLHRAVLVAWETPTPNGVDVSAAVRYQLAAMRIPALVSRRPEATLAIVADGHDLSPLYGRVSAALTSPRGTIGIGGRCAASDLPRSFAEATRALRIRADSRQPLGLSNHDELGLLRILDTSEDGVRLTRYIQEWLGVLIEHDAQHRADLVRTLTAYLDSGGNYDRTAAALVIHRSTLRYRLRRIREVSGLELNDPDVRLNVHIALRARAALRDYFG from the coding sequence ATGAGTTCGTCGATCTCTCCGGACTCCGTCGCTCCGGCCTCCGTCGCTTCGGCCGGCGCCGCCACGGGCGCGCAGCCGGGCCTGTACGACGTCTTCCGCGTGGGCTCCGCGATGTTCGAGCGGCCCTCCACCCGCCGGACGTTCCGGCTCGCAGAGACGGCGGCGAGCGAGTTCGCGGGATGCATCGTGCACGCGGCCTACGTCATGTCGAGCGGGCACCTGGTTCGGTATTCCGGCAAGGAGGACCGCCGGCTCGACCTCCTCGTGGAGGCCAGGAGCGGGGCCAACGGCGTCCTCGCCCACGACGGTGCGTGGAGCTTCGCGCTCTTCTTCCGCGGGAACGGCAAGGTGAAAGGCGCGTTCGCGCTGCAGGCGGACGCGGAACCTTCGACGGAGACGATGGCCCTCCTCCTCGCGCTGGCGGAGCCGACCGGAGCAGCCCTGGCCGCGGCCGAGCTCATCGACCGGCAGCGCCGTCAGACGAAGGAGTTGCGCCGGCTGGGCAAGGCCACCGAGTCGTCGAGCCAGGTGATGGCCGCCACGATCGTGCGACTCAATGCGCAGCAGGCGATCCGGGACGCGATCGTCGTCGCGGCCGGTTCCGGCGGCGGTGAGACGCGGATCGTCGAGACCGCGAGCACAGCCACCGGTCGCCCGATCGTGCTGCAGGACTCCTTCGGGAACGACCTCGCGCTGGCGGGCGCCGGAGATCCGGCAGTGCGTCCGGTCGGGAACCTCTCCGTCGGCCCCGACCCCGCCTCCGGATGGCGCGCCTCCCCGATCCGCTCGCGCGGGGAGACACTCGGCATCCTCGGCATCTACGACCCGGACGACACCCGGAGCGACGACATCCGGTTCGCCCTCGACTACACGAGCGCGACGCTGGCGGTCGAGCTCGCGCATCGCCGCAGCGTCGCGGAGGTCGAGCTCCGGCTCGGCCGCGATCTCGCGGACGACCTCGTCTCGGGCCCCGAGGTGTTCGACGCCCTCGCTCGGGCGGGCGCCCTCGGCTTCGACCTGGGAGGCCTCCACCGCGCGGTCCTCGTCGCCTGGGAGACGCCGACGCCGAACGGCGTCGACGTGAGCGCCGCGGTCCGCTACCAGCTCGCGGCGATGCGCATCCCCGCGCTGGTCTCCCGGCGCCCCGAGGCGACACTCGCCATCGTCGCGGACGGCCACGATCTCTCCCCGCTGTACGGCAGAGTGTCCGCCGCTCTGACAAGTCCCCGGGGAACGATCGGCATCGGGGGGCGCTGCGCCGCGAGCGACCTCCCCCGCTCGTTCGCCGAAGCGACGCGTGCGCTCCGCATCCGGGCCGATTCCCGGCAGCCGCTCGGGCTCTCGAACCACGACGAGCTGGGCCTCCTGCGAATCCTCGACACCTCCGAGGACGGAGTCCGGCTGACGAGATACATCCAGGAGTGGCTCGGCGTCCTGATCGAGCACGACGCGCAGCACCGCGCCGACCTCGTCCGCACCCTCACCGCGTACCTCGACTCCGGCGGGAACTACGACCGCACAGCGGCCGCTCTCGTGATCCACCGGAGCACGCTGCGCTACCGCCTCCGCCGGATCCGGGAGGTGAGCGGTTTGGAGCTGAACGACCCCGACGTCCGCTTGAACGTGCACATCGCTCTGCGGGCGCGCGCCGCCCTCAGGGACTACTTCGGCTGA
- a CDS encoding Hsp20/alpha crystallin family protein → MSLLGFDPPQELESAIEQARGANRRTYAVPLEAYRRGDQYVLVADAPGVDIRDIDVRVERNVVTITVQRRPAFAPDDLVLVDERPRGEFVRRLLVGEMLDSSRFTAHLGSGVLTVLVPTDHEEGGAHG, encoded by the coding sequence ATGAGTCTGCTGGGGTTCGACCCGCCGCAGGAGCTCGAGAGCGCCATCGAGCAGGCACGCGGCGCCAACCGGCGCACGTACGCGGTCCCCCTGGAGGCCTACCGGCGAGGCGATCAGTACGTGCTTGTCGCCGATGCGCCGGGGGTCGACATCCGCGACATCGACGTGAGGGTCGAGCGCAACGTCGTCACTATCACGGTGCAGCGCCGGCCCGCGTTCGCACCGGACGACCTCGTCCTGGTCGATGAACGGCCGCGCGGGGAGTTCGTCCGGCGGCTCCTCGTCGGCGAGATGCTCGACAGTTCGAGATTCACGGCACACCTCGGCAGCGGTGTGCTGACGGTCCTCGTCCCGACGGACCACGAAGAAGGAGGAGCCCATGGCTAA
- the dnaK gene encoding molecular chaperone DnaK, translating into MAKAVGIDLGTTNSVIAVWEGGEARVIPNSEGARTTPSVVAFTDTGERLVGQLARRQAILNPKGTISSAKRFIGRSFDEIGEEAKAVGFDVVAGPNGEARFDVRGKLYAPEEISALVLRKLADDAAKFLGEKVTEAVITVPAYFNDAQRTATRDAGRIAGLEVLRIINEPTAAALAYGLDKKEHETVLVFDLGGGTFDVSLLDVGDGVVEVRSTAGDTHLGGDDFDRRVVDFLADEFQKENGIDLRNDPQALQRLFEAAEKAKVELSSVSQTQVSLPFITADAAGPKHLTTTLKRATFENITADLVERCLGPVRQAMQDAKVTENDIDEVILVGGSTRIPAVQELVKRLTGGKDPNMTVNPDEVVAVGAAIQAGVLKGEVSDVLLLDVTPLSLGVETRGGVMTPIIERNTTIPARRSEVFSTAQDDQDSVEIVVLQGERERAADNRVLGRFSLTGIRPAPRGEPQIEVTFDIDANGILNVTARDKDTGAEQGITISGTTNLDQAEIDRMVREAEQNRAEDQRLREDIDARNELDAAAYRVERALAEHGDSAPAHERSRAEMLVQQAREAVEREVPASEARELTSELRQVDAALSVARPDQGTTSAGGGAPADDDDDVVDADFDRN; encoded by the coding sequence ATGGCTAAGGCAGTCGGCATCGATCTCGGCACCACCAATTCGGTGATCGCCGTGTGGGAGGGCGGTGAGGCGAGAGTCATCCCGAACAGCGAGGGCGCCAGAACCACCCCGTCCGTCGTCGCCTTCACCGACACCGGTGAGCGACTCGTCGGTCAGCTCGCGCGGCGTCAGGCGATCCTGAACCCGAAGGGGACGATCTCGTCCGCCAAGCGGTTCATCGGCCGCTCGTTCGACGAGATCGGGGAGGAGGCGAAGGCGGTCGGCTTCGACGTCGTCGCCGGCCCGAACGGCGAAGCCCGCTTCGACGTCCGGGGCAAGCTGTACGCACCGGAGGAGATCAGCGCTCTCGTGCTGCGGAAGCTGGCCGACGATGCCGCCAAATTCCTCGGCGAGAAGGTCACGGAGGCGGTCATCACCGTCCCGGCGTACTTCAACGACGCGCAGCGCACGGCGACGCGGGACGCCGGTCGCATCGCCGGTCTCGAGGTCCTCCGCATCATCAACGAGCCGACCGCGGCCGCCCTCGCCTACGGACTCGACAAGAAGGAGCACGAGACGGTCCTGGTGTTCGACCTCGGCGGCGGCACGTTCGACGTCAGCCTGCTCGACGTCGGCGACGGTGTCGTGGAGGTGCGTTCGACCGCAGGGGACACGCACCTCGGAGGCGACGACTTCGACCGCCGCGTCGTCGACTTCCTCGCCGACGAGTTCCAGAAGGAGAACGGCATCGATCTGCGCAACGATCCGCAGGCCCTCCAGCGGCTGTTCGAGGCGGCGGAGAAGGCGAAGGTCGAGCTCAGCTCGGTGAGCCAGACCCAGGTGAGCCTGCCGTTCATCACCGCGGACGCCGCGGGCCCGAAGCACCTGACGACCACGCTCAAGCGCGCCACCTTCGAGAACATCACCGCCGATCTGGTCGAGCGCTGCCTCGGCCCGGTGCGCCAGGCGATGCAGGACGCGAAGGTCACCGAGAACGACATCGACGAGGTCATCCTCGTCGGCGGTTCGACCCGAATCCCCGCGGTGCAGGAGCTCGTGAAGCGCCTCACCGGCGGCAAGGACCCCAACATGACCGTCAACCCGGACGAGGTCGTCGCCGTCGGCGCGGCGATCCAGGCGGGCGTGCTGAAGGGCGAGGTCAGCGACGTGCTCCTGCTCGACGTGACCCCGCTCTCGCTCGGCGTCGAGACCCGCGGCGGGGTGATGACGCCCATCATCGAGCGCAACACCACCATCCCGGCGCGACGGAGCGAGGTCTTCTCGACGGCGCAGGACGACCAGGACTCGGTCGAGATCGTCGTGCTCCAGGGTGAGCGCGAACGCGCGGCGGACAACCGCGTCCTCGGCCGGTTCTCGCTGACCGGGATCCGACCGGCGCCGCGGGGCGAGCCGCAGATCGAGGTCACGTTCGACATCGACGCGAACGGCATCCTCAACGTCACCGCGCGCGACAAGGACACGGGAGCCGAGCAGGGCATCACCATCAGCGGCACCACGAACCTCGACCAGGCCGAGATCGACCGGATGGTGCGTGAGGCCGAGCAGAACCGCGCCGAGGATCAGCGCCTGCGCGAGGACATCGACGCCCGGAACGAGCTGGACGCCGCCGCCTACCGGGTCGAGCGGGCGCTCGCCGAGCACGGCGACTCCGCGCCGGCGCACGAGCGGTCCCGCGCGGAGATGCTCGTCCAGCAGGCGAGGGAGGCCGTCGAACGCGAGGTCCCCGCGTCGGAGGCGCGCGAGCTGACGAGCGAACTGCGGCAGGTGGACGCCGCCCTGTCCGTCGCCCGCCCGGATCAGGGGACGACCTCCGCAGGCGGGGGAGCCCCTGCGGACGACGACGACGATGTGGTCGACGCCGACTTCGACCGGAACTGA
- a CDS encoding L-idonate 5-dehydrogenase, with translation MKALAIHGTEDIRWEDRAVPQPAPGEVRLRVRYVGICGSDLHYYFHGANGEYAIREPLTPGHELSAVVDLDPSGRLAAGTPVTVHPARYGAEVPGLEDRPHLRPGGDYFGSAATMPHRQGGAAEYLLVEEQMIRVLPEGLPLERAALAEPLAVALHAVSLAGDIAGKRVLVIGAGPIGLLAVSAAAHAGAATIGASDVRTEPLDRAAALGASELVLVGRDAIADESYDVVFECSGVPVSVTQAVRAARRAGTVVQVGMLPNAEIGVNLAPMLAKELTLRGAFRFSTEIDDAVAMLAASDALDAVISHTIDAADAVEAFGVARDSSASAKVLLRL, from the coding sequence ATGAAGGCCCTCGCCATCCACGGCACGGAGGACATCCGCTGGGAGGACCGCGCGGTCCCGCAGCCCGCTCCCGGCGAGGTGCGCCTGCGCGTGCGCTACGTCGGCATCTGCGGCTCCGACCTGCACTACTACTTCCACGGCGCGAACGGCGAGTACGCCATCCGCGAGCCGCTGACGCCCGGGCACGAGCTGTCGGCCGTCGTCGACCTCGACCCGTCGGGACGCCTCGCGGCGGGGACGCCCGTGACGGTGCATCCCGCCCGCTACGGCGCCGAGGTGCCGGGTCTCGAGGACCGGCCCCACCTGCGCCCCGGCGGCGACTACTTCGGCAGCGCCGCCACGATGCCGCACCGTCAGGGCGGTGCCGCGGAGTACCTCCTCGTCGAGGAGCAGATGATCCGGGTGCTCCCGGAGGGGCTTCCCCTCGAACGCGCGGCCCTTGCCGAGCCGCTCGCCGTCGCCCTGCATGCCGTGAGCCTCGCGGGCGACATCGCGGGCAAGCGCGTGCTGGTCATCGGCGCGGGCCCCATCGGCCTCCTCGCCGTCTCCGCCGCCGCGCACGCGGGCGCCGCGACCATCGGCGCGAGCGACGTGCGCACCGAGCCGCTCGACCGCGCAGCGGCCCTCGGCGCGAGCGAGCTGGTGCTCGTCGGCCGCGACGCCATCGCGGACGAGTCGTACGACGTCGTCTTCGAGTGCTCCGGCGTGCCCGTCTCGGTCACCCAGGCCGTGCGCGCGGCGCGGAGGGCCGGCACCGTCGTGCAGGTCGGGATGCTCCCGAACGCCGAGATCGGCGTCAACCTCGCGCCGATGCTCGCCAAGGAGCTGACGCTCCGCGGCGCCTTCCGCTTCTCCACCGAGATCGACGACGCCGTGGCGATGCTCGCCGCGTCGGACGCTCTCGACGCCGTCATCTCTCACACCATCGATGCCGCGGACGCCGTGGAGGCGTTCGGGGTCGCGCGCGACTCGTCGGCGTCGGCCAAGGTCCTTCTGCGGCTCTGA
- a CDS encoding sugar kinase, which produces MTTPPARRRVATLGETMALARSRDIGSLRHASDLVLGIGGAESNVAIALSRLGLDAAWLGRVGDDPLGERVVREVRAEGVDVLAIVDSGAPTGLMLKERPRPSSMRVLYYRAGSAGSRLSPADVPDGWIERADLLHLTGITALLSESAREALSVAIERARSAGATVAFDINYRSSLAAPALAGPWLRDLAERADVVFGGPEEFELLYPGTDGVAACERLLRSGPTEAVLKRGADGATTVLRTGAVASPGFVVDVVDTVGAGDAFVAGYLSALLEGADVEARLHRANVCGAMLCMTPGDWESSPTLREVEQFTASAGDPVLR; this is translated from the coding sequence ATGACGACTCCGCCTGCTCGCCGACGGGTCGCGACCCTCGGCGAGACGATGGCTCTCGCGCGCAGCCGCGACATCGGCTCCCTCCGCCACGCATCCGACCTCGTCCTGGGCATCGGCGGCGCAGAGAGCAACGTCGCGATCGCCCTGAGCCGGCTGGGGCTCGACGCCGCGTGGCTCGGCCGTGTCGGCGATGACCCGCTCGGCGAGCGGGTGGTGCGCGAGGTCCGTGCCGAGGGCGTCGACGTTCTCGCGATCGTGGACTCGGGAGCACCCACGGGCCTCATGCTCAAGGAGCGTCCGCGCCCGTCCTCGATGCGCGTCCTCTACTATCGGGCGGGCTCGGCCGGATCGAGGCTCTCGCCCGCGGACGTGCCCGACGGCTGGATCGAGCGGGCCGACCTTCTGCACCTCACCGGCATCACGGCCCTCCTCTCGGAGTCGGCCCGCGAGGCCCTGTCGGTCGCGATCGAGCGCGCGCGAAGCGCCGGTGCCACCGTGGCCTTCGACATCAACTACCGCTCCTCGCTGGCTGCGCCGGCGCTCGCCGGACCGTGGCTCCGCGATCTCGCCGAGCGCGCTGACGTCGTGTTCGGCGGCCCGGAGGAGTTCGAGCTGCTCTACCCGGGCACGGATGGCGTGGCCGCGTGCGAACGTCTGCTCCGGAGCGGGCCCACCGAGGCCGTGCTCAAGCGCGGCGCCGACGGTGCGACGACGGTCCTCCGAACAGGGGCGGTCGCGTCACCGGGCTTCGTCGTCGATGTCGTCGACACGGTCGGAGCCGGCGACGCCTTCGTGGCGGGTTACCTGAGCGCTCTGCTGGAGGGCGCGGACGTCGAGGCGCGCTTGCACCGGGCCAACGTCTGCGGGGCGATGCTCTGCATGACTCCGGGCGACTGGGAGTCGAGCCCCACCCTTCGAGAGGTGGAGCAGTTCACCGCGAGCGCCGGGGACCCCGTGCTCCGCTGA
- a CDS encoding bifunctional 4-hydroxy-2-oxoglutarate aldolase/2-dehydro-3-deoxy-phosphogluconate aldolase encodes MTGELARLPLPDKTAESRLIVVARARQAEDYDRVLEALLDAGVRSVELTLTTPGTIERLPRLLDRFGGDADLGIGTVTSTDQLRRAVEAGARYLVTPITVPELLAEAVTAGVPLVPGGFTPTELFASWSAGASAVKVFPAGRLGAGYVKDLRGPFPDIHVVPSGGVDLESAAEWLAAGAAAVSVGGPLLGDAFARGDLDALRERARAFVAVAGDGAR; translated from the coding sequence ATGACTGGTGAGCTCGCTCGGCTTCCGCTTCCGGACAAGACGGCCGAGTCCCGCCTCATCGTCGTCGCGCGGGCACGGCAGGCGGAGGACTACGACCGGGTGCTCGAGGCGCTCCTCGACGCCGGCGTCCGCAGCGTCGAGCTGACCCTCACGACACCGGGGACCATCGAGCGGCTTCCGCGGCTGCTCGATCGCTTCGGCGGCGACGCCGACCTCGGGATCGGCACCGTGACCAGCACCGACCAGCTCCGGCGTGCGGTGGAGGCCGGAGCCCGCTACCTCGTCACGCCGATCACGGTGCCCGAGCTCCTCGCCGAGGCGGTGACGGCCGGTGTGCCGCTGGTGCCGGGCGGGTTCACGCCGACGGAGCTGTTCGCCTCGTGGTCGGCCGGCGCGTCCGCCGTCAAGGTGTTCCCCGCCGGACGGCTCGGCGCGGGATACGTCAAAGACCTGCGGGGGCCGTTCCCCGACATCCACGTGGTCCCCTCCGGAGGAGTGGACCTCGAGAGCGCGGCGGAGTGGCTCGCGGCGGGGGCGGCGGCTGTCAGCGTCGGCGGCCCGCTGCTGGGCGATGCGTTCGCGCGCGGCGACCTCGACGCCCTCCGGGAGCGGGCCCGGGCGTTCGTGGCGGTCGCCGGGGACGGCGCGCGATGA
- the manD gene encoding D-mannonate dehydratase ManD — protein sequence MTIDRVDVVITSPGRNFVTLKITTSDGLVGWGDATLNGRELSVASYLRDHVATTLVGRDEDRIEDTWQYLYRGPYWRRGPVTMAAIAAVDMALWDIKAKKAGMPLYQLLGGASREGVRVYAHASGTDYAALANAITGYQELGFTAVRVQTGVPGLGQIYGVSAAGPGVRYDYEPAKRTDDGRPSEEVWDTRNYLNHMPGIFARIREDFGTDLRILHDGHHRMTPIEAARFAKDIEPYDLFWLEDCTPGEDQTALRLVRQHSTTPLAIGEVFNTVFDYQTLITERLIDYVRSAVTHTGGITAMKKLLDFAAIYGIKSGIHGPTDISPVGMAAALHLDLAIHNFGIQEYMPHNEQTLEVFQTSFTFDRGFLHPGEQPGLGVELDEEAAAGFEYTKAYLPVNRLTDGTVHDW from the coding sequence ATGACCATCGACCGCGTCGACGTCGTCATCACCAGCCCCGGGCGCAACTTCGTGACCCTCAAGATCACGACCTCGGACGGCCTCGTCGGGTGGGGCGACGCGACCCTGAACGGGCGCGAGCTGTCGGTCGCCTCGTACCTGCGCGACCACGTCGCGACGACGCTCGTCGGCCGCGACGAGGACCGCATCGAGGACACCTGGCAGTACCTGTACCGCGGCCCGTACTGGCGGCGCGGCCCGGTCACGATGGCGGCGATCGCCGCCGTCGACATGGCCCTGTGGGACATCAAGGCCAAGAAGGCCGGGATGCCGCTCTACCAGCTGCTCGGCGGGGCGAGCCGCGAGGGCGTCCGCGTCTACGCCCACGCCTCCGGCACCGACTACGCCGCGCTCGCGAACGCCATCACGGGCTACCAGGAGCTCGGCTTCACCGCCGTGCGCGTGCAGACCGGGGTGCCGGGGCTCGGCCAGATCTACGGCGTCTCCGCCGCCGGCCCGGGCGTCCGCTACGACTACGAGCCGGCCAAGCGCACCGACGACGGCCGCCCCAGCGAAGAGGTCTGGGACACCCGCAACTACCTCAACCACATGCCGGGGATCTTCGCCAGGATCCGCGAGGACTTCGGCACCGACCTGCGCATCCTCCACGACGGCCACCACCGCATGACGCCGATCGAGGCTGCGCGGTTCGCCAAGGACATCGAGCCGTACGACCTGTTCTGGCTCGAGGACTGCACGCCAGGCGAGGACCAGACGGCACTGCGTCTGGTGCGCCAGCACTCGACCACTCCGCTCGCGATCGGCGAGGTCTTCAACACGGTCTTCGACTATCAGACCCTCATCACCGAGCGCCTCATCGACTACGTCCGCTCCGCGGTCACCCACACCGGCGGCATCACAGCGATGAAGAAGCTGCTCGACTTCGCCGCGATCTACGGCATCAAGTCCGGCATCCACGGGCCGACCGACATCTCGCCCGTCGGCATGGCGGCGGCGCTCCACCTCGACCTCGCGATCCACAACTTCGGCATCCAGGAGTACATGCCCCACAACGAGCAGACGCTGGAGGTGTTCCAGACCTCGTTCACGTTCGACCGCGGCTTCCTGCACCCGGGCGAGCAGCCGGGGCTCGGTGTCGAGCTCGACGAGGAGGCGGCAGCCGGCTTCGAGTACACCAAGGCGTACCTGCCCGTGAACCGCCTCACCGACGGGACCGTCCATGACTGGTGA
- a CDS encoding CsbD family protein, whose product MGLDDKADAKGDKLKGKVDELIGKATDDESRVLKGKAEQAEGSIKDTVADAKAHLKDTADKAHDDRRDDGR is encoded by the coding sequence ATGGGTCTCGACGACAAGGCCGACGCAAAGGGCGACAAGCTGAAGGGCAAGGTCGATGAGCTCATCGGCAAGGCCACGGACGACGAGTCGCGCGTCCTGAAAGGCAAGGCGGAGCAGGCGGAGGGGAGCATCAAGGACACCGTCGCCGACGCCAAGGCGCACCTGAAGGACACCGCGGACAAGGCGCACGACGACCGTCGCGACGACGGCCGCTGA
- a CDS encoding MFS transporter: protein MSSPHTPGVDAPASPPTVERSTGDLVRAAVSGWLGTALEFMDFQLYSLAAALVFSQLFFAGEEPGMAVVLAMATYGVGYIARPLGAWYFGRMGDRVGRRRVLFYTILLMGLATTLIGFLPTYDQAGLIAPILLVLLRLAQGFGAGAEISGAGVMLAEYAPARRRGIIASLVALGTNCGTLFASAIWALLLAVMMEEDVIAWGWRIPFIASAVVMVFAVWVRFRLKESPVFEERTDVVDGKALSRDELVDVATRSNDLRSLEALRRKPVKATIVSFLLRFGQAGNSGLIQTYMISFITITLAVQKGVGPEIVIVSSLIGFATIPLVGWLGDLFGRRRMYIIMTSLSLVLIIPTMLAINTKEVGWIFVGYAVIHNVSVLGLASMENISLPEIFGARNRYTLTAIVREIAAIIATGVGPIIAAAWVAATTGSIIPVMVLLGIYTACALIAAIVAPEWTGRDLTDPRSAM, encoded by the coding sequence ATGAGTAGTCCCCACACCCCGGGCGTGGACGCACCGGCGTCGCCGCCGACGGTGGAGCGGTCCACCGGCGACCTCGTCCGCGCCGCCGTCTCGGGCTGGCTCGGCACCGCGCTGGAGTTCATGGACTTCCAGCTCTACTCGCTGGCCGCCGCCCTCGTCTTCAGCCAGCTCTTCTTCGCCGGTGAGGAGCCCGGCATGGCCGTCGTCCTCGCCATGGCCACCTACGGCGTCGGCTACATCGCGCGTCCGCTCGGCGCCTGGTACTTCGGCCGGATGGGCGACCGGGTGGGCCGACGCAGGGTGCTCTTCTACACGATCCTGCTGATGGGCCTGGCGACGACGCTCATCGGCTTCCTCCCGACCTACGATCAGGCCGGCCTCATCGCGCCGATCCTGCTCGTGCTGCTGCGACTCGCGCAGGGCTTCGGCGCCGGCGCCGAGATCTCGGGCGCGGGCGTCATGCTGGCCGAGTACGCCCCGGCGCGTCGCCGCGGCATCATCGCCTCCCTCGTCGCGCTCGGCACCAACTGCGGCACGCTCTTCGCCTCGGCGATCTGGGCGCTCCTCCTGGCCGTCATGATGGAGGAGGACGTCATCGCCTGGGGCTGGCGCATCCCCTTCATCGCGAGCGCCGTCGTCATGGTGTTCGCCGTGTGGGTGCGATTCCGCCTCAAGGAGAGCCCGGTCTTCGAAGAGCGCACCGACGTCGTCGACGGCAAGGCGCTCTCGCGTGACGAGCTGGTCGATGTCGCCACCAGGAGCAACGACCTCCGCTCGCTCGAGGCGCTCCGGCGCAAGCCCGTCAAGGCGACGATCGTGTCGTTCCTGCTCCGCTTCGGGCAGGCCGGCAACTCGGGTCTGATCCAGACCTACATGATCTCGTTCATCACGATCACGCTCGCGGTGCAGAAGGGCGTCGGCCCCGAGATCGTCATCGTCTCCTCGCTCATCGGCTTCGCCACGATCCCGCTCGTCGGCTGGCTCGGCGACCTCTTCGGCCGACGGCGGATGTACATCATCATGACGTCGCTCTCGCTCGTGCTGATCATCCCGACGATGCTCGCGATCAACACCAAGGAGGTCGGCTGGATCTTCGTCGGCTACGCCGTGATCCACAACGTCTCGGTGCTGGGCCTCGCGTCGATGGAGAACATCTCGCTGCCCGAGATCTTCGGTGCGCGGAACCGCTACACGCTGACAGCCATCGTCCGCGAGATCGCCGCCATCATCGCCACCGGCGTCGGCCCGATCATCGCCGCGGCCTGGGTCGCCGCGACGACCGGCAGCATCATCCCGGTGATGGTGCTGCTCGGCATCTACACGGCGTGCGCCCTGATCGCGGCGATCGTGGCGCCGGAGTGGACAGGCCGCGACCTCACCGACCCGCGCTCCGCCATGTGA